From the genome of Faecalibacterium prausnitzii:
CGCCTCGGCGCTGGTGGAAAGCGGACGCCCGCCGCCCACGGTCAGGGCGTCCAGCGGGCGGTCGATGAAGAGCACCACGCCGTTCTGCCGCAGGGCTCGCAGGTTTTCGGGCCGCTTGACGACCCCGCCCCCGCAGGAAAGCACCTGACGGCCCTCTCTGGCAAAGCGGGCGGTCTGCTCGACCTCCCGTGCCCGGAAGCCGTCCTCGCCCTCTGCGGCGAAGAGGTCCGGGATGCTGCATCCCGCGGCCCGGACGATCTCCTCATCCAGGTCCACGAACCGCTTGCCCAGCCGGTCGGCCAGCGCGCGGCCGATGGTCGTTTTGCCGCAGGAGGGCATCCCGATGAGCGCCACGTTCAGCTGCTCTTTCCGGAGCTGGGCGGTGATGGCGCGGATCTCGGCCGGGGCATCGTCAAACTTGCGGTCCAGGAAGTATTCCGCCGCATACACGGCCTGGGCCACCAGCATTTCGAGGCCGCCCACGGCCACCGGCACACCCGCCTCCTCGGCGCGCAGGATCAGTTCCGTTTTGTCCGGATTGTAGACCACGTCGAGGACGGCTTCCAGCCCCGGCATCGCGGCCACATCCAGATGACAGCCCCCCACGTTCGGGTACATGCCCGCCGGGGTGGTGTTGATGACAATGTCGGCCCCGCTGTGAACGGCTTCCGCATAGGAAAGCTCGCCCTTTTCGGGGTCCGGATGCCGGCTGACGGTCAGCACTCTGGCCGCGCCCTTATCTTTTGCCACGGCGCTCGTGGTGTTGTGGGTGCCGCCGGTGCCCAGAATGAGGACGGTCCGGCCCGCGAACTCCACGCCGTGAGCATCGGCCAGGTAGGCAAAGCCGAGATAGTCGGTGTTATAGCCGTAGAGCAGGCCGTTCCGGTTCACGACCGTGTTCACGGCTCCGATGGCCTTGGCGCGCGGGTCGATGTAGGAGCAGGATCCCATGACCAGCCGCTTATACGGGATGGTCACATTGATCGCCTTGAAGGCCCGCCGTGTCAGGAAGGCCCGCGCCTCCTCCTCGGTGGGCAGCGGGCACAGGTCGTACCGGTAGCCGCAGAGCATCTCGTGGATGATCTTCGAGTACGAGTGCCCCAGTTTGGAGCCGATGAGTCCGTATTCCATTTACAGCTCCTCCTTGCGGTAAGCGGTGGGCTGTTCCATCCAGGCCATGCCGTACTTCGCGGTCAGCAGGTCGCCGACGGCTAGCGCCGCCGCGCAGGTCTGCACGATGGCCGCACGGGGCACGATGCAGGGGTCGTGACGGCCCTGGATGGAAAGTTCCGCGTTCTGTTTTGCAATGTAATCCACGGTGTCCTGTGGTTTGTAGATGCTGGGCGTGGGCTTGACCACGGTGCGGAAGACGACCGGCATCCCGTTGGAGATGCCGCCGTTCAGGCCCGCGTTGTGGTTGGTAGCCGTCACGATGCGGCCCCCCTGCATCCGGAAGGCATCGTTCGCCTTGCTGCCCTTCAGGTCGGCGAAGCCAAAGCCGGTGCCGAACTCGATGCCCTTGACGGCCGGGACCGAGAAGGCCATGTGGGCCAGCTCGCTTTCCACGCTGTCAAAATAGGGTTCGCCGATGCCTGCGGGCAGGCCGAGGATGGCGGTCTCCAGCGTACCGCCCACACTGTCGCCTGCGCTGCCTGCGGCGCGGATGGCCGCTTTCATCGGCTCTTCGGCTTCTCCGTTCAGCAGAGCGAAGCCATCGCCCCGGCTCAGCAGCGCTTCGGCCTGCGCCCCCAGTGCCGCCGGGTCATCCAGCGCAAAGGGGGTGTCCGCAACGCCCGCGCACCGCCCGATGTGGGTCACGATGTTGATGCCGGCCCGGTCGAGGGCACCCAGCACCACCGCACCGCCTGCCACCAGCGCCGCCGTGATGCGGCCGGAAAAGTGTCCGCCGCCCCGCGCATCCTGAAAGCCGTGGTATTTGGCATAGGCTGTGTAATCCGCATGGCCGGGGCGGAGCAGGTCGGCGGTCCTGGCATAGTCGCCGCTGCGGGTGTTCTGGTTCTCGATCATCAGGGCGATGGCGGTGCCGGTCGTCCGGCCGTTCACAACGCCGGAGAGGAACTGCACCCGGTCCGCCTCCACGCGGGGGGTGGACAGGCCGTCGCCCCGCGCCCGGCGCTTGTCCATGCAGGCGGCGAGGAACGCCTCATCCACCGGCACCCCCGCCGCCATGCCGTCCAGCACGGCGCCGATAGCGCGGCCATGGCTCTCGCCGAAGATGGTCAGGGAGAGGGCAGACCCGAACGTGTTCTTCATGGTCATTCCTCCATACCCAGCAGGGGGCGCAGGCCCTCCACCGGGATGGTCTCAGCGCGCCAGCAGCCCAGACCCGGCACCTTGATGATGGTGATCTGACCGCCCTGCGCCTTTTTGTCGTGCAGCATCTCGGCCAGCACCTTTTCTTTGTTGTAGGTGGTGCGCAGGGGCAGGCCCAGGCGGCGGTAGACCGCCCGCACCCGCTTTTGCAGCGCCTTGGATTCGATCATGGGCAGCATCCCCAGCGCCACGCACTCGCCGTGGAACAGGCCCACGGTGCGGCGGCCCTTGATGCCCTTGACGGCTTCGATGCCGTGGCCGATGGTGTGGCCGAAGTTGAGGGCCTTGCGCATCCCGCGCTCGGTCTCATCCTGCTCGACGATGTTTTTCTTGAACCGCAGGCTGCGGTAGATGATCTCGTTGATCTGGCCGTCGATGTCGCCCTTTTCAAAGATGCCGAACAGCTCCGGGTCGGCCAGCAGGCTGGCCTTGACCGCCTCGGCCAGGCCGTTGATGTAGTGGCGGCGGGGGAGGGTGGCCAGCGTATCCGGGTCCACGATGACCAGTTTAGGCTGCCAGAAGGCACCCACGATGTTCTTGGTATCGCCCAGATCCACCGCCGTCTTGCCGCCGATGGAGGAATCGATCATCGAGAGCGTGGTGGTGGGGCAGTTGATGAAGTCGATGCCCCGCATATAGATGGAAGCGGCAAATCCGGCCAGGTCGCCCACGACGCCGCCGCCCACCGCCACGACCAGGTCGCCGCGGCCCATGTTGAAATCGAGCATCTGCTGTAAAACGCTCTCCAGGATCTTGAAGCTCTTGCTGGCCTCGCCCTGGGGCACCGTGATGATCCGGGCCTCGCGGCACTGGTCGGCCACCCGCTGGGCATACTGGGCCGGGACGCCGCTGTCGGTGACGACGGCTACCCTGCGGTCCAGCCGGGCGAACTGGTACAGGTTCTCCAGTGCGCCGTTCTTCAGGATGATGTCATAACTGCGCTCGCCCAGATTCATGGTGAGCTTGGTTCCGATAAAATCGCTCATTTGTTGTACACTCCTAACAGCCGTACCGTGCGGCAGACATGGTTCAGCGCGCGCAGCAGCGCGGCGGTCTCTTCGGCGGTGGGGTCGCCCACCAGCTCAACGTAAAAATAGTAATCGAAGGGGACATGGGGCAGCGGGCGGCTCTTGATGGACTCCATATCGTAGCCGCTGGCACCGATGATCTGGATGACCTCGGCCAGCTTGCCGGGCTTGTTGTCCACCGTGAACAGCAGCGAGAAGCGGTTGCCCGCCGTGGGCTTTTCGCGGCTGAGGACGATGAACCGGGTGGTGTTGTCGCCATCGGTGTTGATGCTGGGCACCAGAACTTCCAGCCCGTACAGCGCCGCCGTTTCCACGCTGGCGATGGCCGCCTGCGTCCGGTCGCCGCTCTCGGCCACGAACTTGGCCGCCATGGCCGTGTTGGGCATGGCCGTGGCCGGCAGGCGGAACTGCTTTAAGAAGGTCTCGCTCTGGGCAATGGCCTGCTGGTGGCTGTACACATGCTTCAGCTCGCTCAGCGGGGTGCCGGGCAGGACCAGCAGGTTCTGCGAGATGGGCAGGTCGTACACATCCACGACCCACAGGGCGGGGTGGTTGTAGCACAGGTCCAGCACGGCGGACACATCGCCCGCGTGGCTGTTCTCAAAGGGGACCACGCCATGGGCTGCATCGCCGCGTTCCACCGCGTCGAAGACTTCGTCCCAGGTGGGGTAGCTGACCGCCTCCGCATGGGGGAAGAGCGCCTTGAGCGCGATGTGCGCAAAGGCTCCCTCCACGCCCTGATAGGCGGCGCGGTTCCGGCCCAGCACCTCGGCCTCGTACTGCTTGGCCACATCCATCATGTGCTGTACGTGGTCGCGGTAATAGGGGCGCAGGGCAGGGTCCTGAATGCGTGCTTCGGCCTTGTCCAGCACCACGGCTTCCCGCGCGGCATCGAAGATCGGCAGGCCGTGGGCCTTTTTGTATTCGGCGACCGCCAGCACAGCCGCCATCCGCCGCTCGAACAGCGCGGCCAGCGCGGCGTCCACCGTGTCGATCTCCCGGCGGGCTTTGTCCAGTGCGTCCATGGGTTCCACATCCTTTGTTTTCATGATACCGGAGATGATACGGAATGAGTATACCATAACCCGGACACAGAAACAACAAACCCCGCCCCGGTTCTGTGCGGAGTTTTTTTCAGATTTTGCTTTGGAAAAACGAAAGAGTCTCATCTGCCATCGGGCGGATGAGACTCTTCTGTCGGGTCATTTTCGCAGGTCTTCCCAACTCCGCGCCTTCCCGTAATACCGGCCATAGGGGTTGTCGAGGTCGGCGGCGCGGGGCGGGGCGCGTTCTGGCTCCGGGGGCGGCGGGGCGGGCAGGCGGCGGGGGGCACCGGCCTCCCGCTTAATCAGGCGGAACCGCATGGCGTCAGTCCTCCGCGCTGGCGGTGGAGACGGCCCCGGCAGTCAGCGCCTGCCAGAACGCTTCGCCGCCCTTGAGATTGTCGGCGGTGCCGGAGTTCCAGGCACCGCGCATCCCGACGTAGAACTGCGCCATGTATTCCTGGCTGTCGCCGCCCTGAGCGTGGGTGGTATCGGCCTGGTATTCACCAAGGTCCAGCCCGGTCAGGGCGGGGCAGTCGGTCCACCGGTAGACCATGTTCCACCAGTCGCCGTCGCTGCCGGGTTCAGGCAGGCTGCCGTCGAGGTAGCGCAGGGTGCCGGTGCTCTCTTCAAAGCCCGCCGGGTCGTACAGTAGGAAGACCGCGCTCAGACCACCCTGCACATCGGCGGCCAGCTTGGTGGTGCCCGCCATGGTCAGGTAGGCCGCGCTCTCGGTCTGGGTCTCCTCGTCGGAATAGTCCAGCGTATAGACGTTCAGGGTCACGACCACCTTGCCGTCGCCGTTCCGGTCTTCGCCGAATTGGGCAAGCTGGGTCTGGAGTGCGTTCACGGTATCCTCCGGCAGGTAGTAGGGAGCCACCACGGCCACATTGTAGTCGGCCTTGGTGGTAAAAAAATACTGCCCGATGAAGTTGTACGCCACAAAGGCCACGGCGATGCCGATGAGGATCACCCACTTCAGGTTATAATCCCACCAGTTGGCCCAGCGTTCTTTCCGGGTATACTGTTTTTCCCGGCGGGGTTTGAGGTCGCCGGGCTGGATGTCGCGTTCGTAACGATAGCTTGCCATAGTTCTCCTTAAAGCTGTGCGAGGATGGTCTGGCGGACGGCTTCGGGCAGCTGTTTCTGCTCTGCCTTGCTCATGCCGACCGTCCGGATGGGCGGCAGGATGCGGATGTGGATGGAACCGGGAGTCGCACGGTTGCCATGGGCCTCGAACAGGCCGCGGGCACCGGAGATGGCCACCGGCACCACCGGGGCACCGGTCTTGATGGCGATGCGGAACGCACCGGCCTTGAACTCGCCTGCGCCGCCCTCTTCGCCCTTATAGCGGGTGCCTTCGGGGAAGATGACGAAGCTCTTGCCGCTCTCCACGATGGCCGTGGCATCGTTCAGCGCCTTGACGGACGCGCGGATGTCGTCGCGCTTGACGAAAACGCAGCCCAACAGCTTCATCCAGCGGTTGAGCAGAGGGATCTTTTCCAGCTCCTCTTTCGCCAGGATGCCGTGAGGCGCATCCAGCGCCGCCAGAAGCAGCGGGATGTCGTAGTAGCTGCGGTGGTTGCCCACGAAAACGCAGGGGCCGTCCTTGGGGATGTTCTCCTGCCCTTCCACCACCAGCCGTGCGCCGGTCACTTTCAGGATGCCCTGGCTCCAGTGCGGGATATGTTTGTTGATGATCTGCTCCACGGTATCCATGTCCCCGGCGGCGAGGGCGCGCTCGGCCCGGCGGAGCACACCGTAGTGGACGATCATATAGCCAAACAGATATACAAACATCGCGATCGTGCGAAGAATGCTCATGATACGTTCCTCCTTCTGGCCTGAAAAGCCGGTTTCATTGTACCACACTTTGGGCGAAAATGGGAGCCGAAACACTTTTTTTACAAATGAAGGGCCGGATGGCTTGCAAAATTCACAAAATCCGGGTATATTTATAGAAAGAAAGGTAGCACAATGGGCAGTTCCTTTTCCTTCTGCCCCACGGCACCGTGCCAAACCAGAAAGGGTTCGAAACAAAATGGGTCTTTTTCCTTCTGCAAATGATTTCCGCAAGGCCGGGCCGGGCGTCGAGAAGGACGCCCCCCGCAAAACGGGCATCGGCCGCTTTTTTGAGCTGGTCGGGCGCGACATGTCCGGCATGTTCCTGGCCAATCTGCTCACCTGCATCGGCTTTCTGCCGGTCATCTGCCTGGTGTATGTCGGTTTTCTGATGAACAACCTCACCGTCATGGTGGTCAGCGCCATTGCGGGCGGCATCCTGGCCGGCCCCGCACTGGCGGGCATGTACGACACCGTGCTCCGCGCCCTGCGCGATGAAGCGGGCTACTGGTGGACTACCTACCGCCGCGCGTTCAAGCGGAACTTCAAAGCCGCCATCCTGCCCGGCATCGTCTACTGCACCGTCATCACCATCCAGATCTTCCTCGTCTATTTCTGCTTCAACATGCTGTACCACGGCACCAACGTCGGCCTGCCCATGTGGGTGGCCACGGTGCTGAACCTGGTGCTGTTCCACATGCTGTTCGCCTACCTGTGGCCGCAGGTGGTCCTGCTGGACCAGCCCTTCCACCAGACGCTGAAGAACTGCCTGAACTGCATGATCGCCTTCCTGCCCCACGCACTGGCGTCTGCCATCGTGACCATCCTGT
Proteins encoded in this window:
- the aroC gene encoding chorismate synthase translates to MKNTFGSALSLTIFGESHGRAIGAVLDGMAAGVPVDEAFLAACMDKRRARGDGLSTPRVEADRVQFLSGVVNGRTTGTAIALMIENQNTRSGDYARTADLLRPGHADYTAYAKYHGFQDARGGGHFSGRITAALVAGGAVVLGALDRAGINIVTHIGRCAGVADTPFALDDPAALGAQAEALLSRGDGFALLNGEAEEPMKAAIRAAGSAGDSVGGTLETAILGLPAGIGEPYFDSVESELAHMAFSVPAVKGIEFGTGFGFADLKGSKANDAFRMQGGRIVTATNHNAGLNGGISNGMPVVFRTVVKPTPSIYKPQDTVDYIAKQNAELSIQGRHDPCIVPRAAIVQTCAAALAVGDLLTAKYGMAWMEQPTAYRKEEL
- a CDS encoding shikimate kinase, with amino-acid sequence MEYGLIGSKLGHSYSKIIHEMLCGYRYDLCPLPTEEEARAFLTRRAFKAINVTIPYKRLVMGSCSYIDPRAKAIGAVNTVVNRNGLLYGYNTDYLGFAYLADAHGVEFAGRTVLILGTGGTHNTTSAVAKDKGAARVLTVSRHPDPEKGELSYAEAVHSGADIVINTTPAGMYPNVGGCHLDVAAMPGLEAVLDVVYNPDKTELILRAEEAGVPVAVGGLEMLVAQAVYAAEYFLDRKFDDAPAEIRAITAQLRKEQLNVALIGMPSCGKTTIGRALADRLGKRFVDLDEEIVRAAGCSIPDLFAAEGEDGFRAREVEQTARFAREGRQVLSCGGGVVKRPENLRALRQNGVVLFIDRPLDALTVGGGRPLSTSAEALKTMEAQRRPLYLAAADAVIPNETTVADAVAAALEALDAIFVH
- a CDS encoding lysophospholipid acyltransferase family protein; its protein translation is MSILRTIAMFVYLFGYMIVHYGVLRRAERALAAGDMDTVEQIINKHIPHWSQGILKVTGARLVVEGQENIPKDGPCVFVGNHRSYYDIPLLLAALDAPHGILAKEELEKIPLLNRWMKLLGCVFVKRDDIRASVKALNDATAIVESGKSFVIFPEGTRYKGEEGGAGEFKAGAFRIAIKTGAPVVPVAISGARGLFEAHGNRATPGSIHIRILPPIRTVGMSKAEQKQLPEAVRQTILAQL
- a CDS encoding DUF624 domain-containing protein, whose amino-acid sequence is MGLFPSANDFRKAGPGVEKDAPRKTGIGRFFELVGRDMSGMFLANLLTCIGFLPVICLVYVGFLMNNLTVMVVSAIAGGILAGPALAGMYDTVLRALRDEAGYWWTTYRRAFKRNFKAAILPGIVYCTVITIQIFLVYFCFNMLYHGTNVGLPMWVATVLNLVLFHMLFAYLWPQVVLLDQPFHQTLKNCLNCMIAFLPHALASAIVTILFWGVVILCMPLGIFLMLIFGFWFQTEVCCQIVYGDVNRVFHIEESLQKLHDAELDAALREEYGEDEPDGTEH
- the aroB gene encoding 3-dehydroquinate synthase, whose protein sequence is MSDFIGTKLTMNLGERSYDIILKNGALENLYQFARLDRRVAVVTDSGVPAQYAQRVADQCREARIITVPQGEASKSFKILESVLQQMLDFNMGRGDLVVAVGGGVVGDLAGFAASIYMRGIDFINCPTTTLSMIDSSIGGKTAVDLGDTKNIVGAFWQPKLVIVDPDTLATLPRRHYINGLAEAVKASLLADPELFGIFEKGDIDGQINEIIYRSLRFKKNIVEQDETERGMRKALNFGHTIGHGIEAVKGIKGRRTVGLFHGECVALGMLPMIESKALQKRVRAVYRRLGLPLRTTYNKEKVLAEMLHDKKAQGGQITIIKVPGLGCWRAETIPVEGLRPLLGMEE
- a CDS encoding bifunctional chorismate mutase/prephenate dehydratase, with amino-acid sequence MDALDKARREIDTVDAALAALFERRMAAVLAVAEYKKAHGLPIFDAAREAVVLDKAEARIQDPALRPYYRDHVQHMMDVAKQYEAEVLGRNRAAYQGVEGAFAHIALKALFPHAEAVSYPTWDEVFDAVERGDAAHGVVPFENSHAGDVSAVLDLCYNHPALWVVDVYDLPISQNLLVLPGTPLSELKHVYSHQQAIAQSETFLKQFRLPATAMPNTAMAAKFVAESGDRTQAAIASVETAALYGLEVLVPSINTDGDNTTRFIVLSREKPTAGNRFSLLFTVDNKPGKLAEVIQIIGASGYDMESIKSRPLPHVPFDYYFYVELVGDPTAEETAALLRALNHVCRTVRLLGVYNK